A genomic segment from Alteribacillus bidgolensis encodes:
- a CDS encoding aldehyde dehydrogenase family protein: protein MATKLAGKKMLIAGEWEEKEDKIEVFNPENNELIDSVPAAKADDVRRAITLAKKGADVAADLSVRQRMDILNKTASYIEGNLEDFATTIALEGSKTINEARSEAARAAETIRLSAEEARRLKGESINFDQMPGNEDRMGYYFRFPVGVIAAITPFNDPLNLVAHKLGPAIAAGNAIIVKPATETPLSALKLAEAFMKSGLPKKILTVITGRGRDIGDSLIESKDVHMISFTGGLETGEKISKKAGLKKLSMELGSNSPAIVRRDADIELAAEATVSGAFAAAGQNCLSVQRIYVEEEAYDAFKELFLEKVKDVKTGNKLSESTDMGPLINEKEAMRIENWVNEAVDQGGTLLSGGTRDGAHYEPTVLEKVPEKAKVVKEEVFGPVVLLFKVKDLDEAIDRANNVNYGLQAGIFTSNINAALKASKKLHTGGVMINDSSDFRIDAMPFGGVKGSGLGREGVEFAVREMSEERIVCFKITE, encoded by the coding sequence ATGGCAACAAAACTAGCTGGTAAAAAAATGCTGATAGCTGGTGAGTGGGAAGAAAAGGAAGACAAAATAGAGGTATTTAACCCGGAAAATAACGAATTGATTGATTCTGTTCCTGCCGCGAAAGCAGATGATGTACGAAGGGCTATTACGCTTGCTAAAAAAGGTGCTGATGTTGCAGCTGATCTTTCTGTACGGCAACGCATGGATATTTTAAATAAAACGGCGTCTTATATTGAAGGCAATTTAGAAGATTTTGCTACTACGATTGCATTAGAAGGAAGTAAAACGATAAATGAAGCTAGAAGTGAAGCAGCCAGGGCTGCAGAAACGATCCGTCTTAGTGCAGAAGAAGCCAGACGGTTAAAAGGAGAATCTATAAATTTTGACCAAATGCCGGGTAATGAGGATAGAATGGGTTACTATTTTCGCTTTCCGGTAGGAGTTATCGCAGCCATTACACCGTTTAATGATCCCTTAAACCTTGTAGCTCATAAACTAGGACCGGCAATTGCTGCTGGAAATGCCATCATTGTAAAACCTGCTACGGAAACACCTTTAAGCGCCCTGAAGTTAGCGGAAGCATTTATGAAATCAGGCCTTCCTAAAAAAATATTAACTGTTATAACCGGCCGTGGCCGTGATATTGGAGACTCATTGATTGAAAGTAAAGATGTTCATATGATTAGTTTTACAGGTGGCTTAGAGACAGGAGAAAAAATCTCGAAAAAAGCCGGCTTAAAAAAATTATCAATGGAGCTTGGCTCTAATTCACCGGCGATTGTAAGAAGAGATGCAGACATAGAGCTTGCTGCAGAAGCAACAGTTTCAGGAGCTTTCGCAGCAGCTGGCCAGAATTGTCTCAGTGTCCAACGAATATATGTGGAAGAAGAAGCATATGACGCTTTTAAGGAATTATTCCTCGAAAAAGTAAAAGACGTTAAAACCGGTAATAAATTATCTGAGTCAACAGATATGGGACCGCTTATTAATGAAAAAGAAGCAATGCGGATAGAAAATTGGGTTAACGAAGCAGTTGACCAAGGCGGAACACTTCTGAGCGGCGGGACTAGAGATGGAGCACACTACGAACCTACTGTTTTGGAAAAAGTTCCAGAAAAAGCTAAAGTGGTGAAAGAAGAAGTTTTTGGTCCAGTTGTTCTTTTATTTAAAGTTAAGGATTTAGATGAAGCAATCGATCGAGCGAATAATGTGAATTACGGGCTTCAAGCTGGTATATTCACTTCCAATATTAATGCGGCATTAAAGGCTTCAAAAAAACTCCATACTGGAGGCGTAATGATTAACGACAGCAGTGACTTCCGCATAGATGCAATGCCTTTTGGGGGTGTGAAAGGTTCCGGTCTGGGAAGAGAAGGCGTTGAATTTGCTGTTAGAGAAATGTCAGAGGAACGAATTGTATGCTTTAAAATAACTGAATAA
- a CDS encoding M24 family metallopeptidase encodes MFSKEEYLTRMNHTKQKMMEYGVEVLLISNPSNMFYLTGYNAWSFYVHQILVVMIDEEQPIWIGREMDAHSAKITTWLDENHIIPYPDEFVQSTIRHPMDFVANILNEIGQGNRKIGLEMDAFYFTGMCYERITQGLPNAEFRNFSTLVNWVRLIKSDNEIECMKKAAKILENALHAAYYTADVGMRENDVAAAIYQAQISGTAEFGGDYTSIVPMIPTSENTASPHLTWTDRRYKHGDYLTIEIAGCYRRYHTPMARTMAIGEAPDKVKDLAEVVVEGIETTMDAIKPGMTAEEVESIWSKTIAKRGYFKESRLGYSIGLSFPPDWGEHTVSFRKGDRTILQPNMTFHLMPGIWLDNYGVEITESIRITDNGCETFANVPRELYIKKPSNISAMTRAHKEHTGS; translated from the coding sequence TTGTTTTCTAAAGAAGAATATCTAACAAGAATGAATCATACAAAGCAAAAAATGATGGAATATGGAGTGGAAGTTCTCCTTATCTCTAATCCTTCAAATATGTTTTATTTAACAGGCTACAATGCTTGGTCTTTTTATGTGCATCAAATCTTAGTCGTTATGATTGATGAGGAGCAGCCCATTTGGATAGGAAGGGAGATGGATGCTCATAGTGCAAAAATCACAACTTGGTTAGACGAGAATCATATCATTCCTTATCCAGATGAATTTGTACAATCAACGATTAGGCATCCGATGGATTTTGTTGCCAATATATTGAATGAAATAGGCCAAGGAAATCGTAAAATCGGCCTGGAAATGGACGCTTTTTATTTTACGGGCATGTGTTATGAGCGAATCACTCAAGGACTTCCGAATGCCGAATTTAGGAATTTCAGCACTTTGGTTAACTGGGTGCGTTTAATAAAATCTGATAATGAAATTGAATGCATGAAAAAAGCAGCAAAAATTTTAGAAAATGCGCTGCATGCTGCATATTATACTGCTGATGTCGGGATGCGGGAAAATGATGTAGCAGCAGCTATTTATCAAGCTCAAATTAGCGGTACTGCAGAATTTGGCGGAGACTACACATCGATCGTACCGATGATTCCCACCAGTGAAAACACGGCAAGCCCCCATTTAACTTGGACAGATCGCAGGTACAAACATGGTGATTATTTAACGATCGAAATTGCTGGCTGCTATCGCCGTTATCACACTCCAATGGCAAGAACAATGGCTATAGGAGAGGCACCAGACAAAGTAAAAGATCTGGCAGAGGTGGTTGTAGAGGGTATCGAAACGACTATGGATGCTATAAAACCAGGGATGACTGCAGAAGAAGTTGAAAGCATCTGGAGCAAAACAATAGCAAAACGAGGTTATTTTAAGGAGTCTAGACTTGGCTATTCGATTGGTTTAAGTTTTCCACCTGATTGGGGTGAGCACACAGTAAGCTTTCGAAAAGGTGACCGAACGATATTACAGCCGAACATGACCTTTCATTTAATGCCTGGAATATGGCTTGATAATTATGGAGTAGAAATTACGGAGTCTATAAGGATCACGGACAATGGCTGTGAAACGTTTGCAAACGTTCCAAGAGAACTTTATATCAAAAAGCCATCCAATATATCAGCCATGACTAGAGCTCATAAAGAACACACAGGTTCCTAA
- a CDS encoding homoserine dehydrogenase, whose amino-acid sequence MAHKLAFIGFGGVGQGLANIIKTKGSWLKEQFGTDFQVVSIADLYKGSLHHPEGLNVEKVLNTLQEHGSLEHYPEEAGLIRGWDSMTTIEKSNADTMIEITFTDVHTGQPAIDHCKKAFESGKNAVLTNKGPVALAYQHLKHLADENNVRFLFEGTVMSGTPALRMPLVSLAGNEINEIRGIFNGTTNYMLTKMEDGMSFESALEEAQSKGYAEADPTSDIEGYDVLYKVVILANVVMNEPLRKEDVACRGISHLTPEDMKQAAKEGKKWKLLGKIKKTDGRVEASVEPEKIEEDDPLAGISGSLNAVTYDCDLSGPVTLIGAGAGISETGFALLIDLINLERKNM is encoded by the coding sequence ATGGCACACAAACTAGCGTTTATAGGATTTGGCGGTGTTGGACAGGGGCTTGCTAATATTATAAAGACGAAAGGTTCATGGCTTAAAGAACAATTCGGAACAGATTTTCAAGTGGTTTCAATAGCTGATTTATATAAAGGATCACTTCACCATCCAGAAGGATTAAATGTTGAAAAAGTGCTAAATACGTTACAAGAGCATGGCAGCTTGGAGCATTATCCGGAAGAAGCAGGCTTAATTCGCGGCTGGGACAGTATGACCACGATAGAAAAATCAAACGCAGATACTATGATAGAAATTACTTTTACCGATGTTCATACAGGTCAGCCTGCAATTGATCATTGCAAAAAAGCATTTGAGTCTGGTAAAAATGCTGTGTTGACAAACAAAGGTCCGGTTGCCCTTGCTTACCAACATTTAAAACATCTTGCTGATGAAAATAACGTCCGTTTTTTATTTGAAGGTACAGTAATGAGCGGTACACCTGCTCTTAGGATGCCTTTGGTCTCCCTAGCCGGTAACGAAATTAATGAAATACGCGGTATTTTTAATGGCACAACTAATTATATGCTTACGAAAATGGAAGACGGAATGTCTTTTGAAAGTGCATTAGAAGAAGCTCAATCGAAAGGTTATGCCGAAGCAGATCCAACAAGTGACATTGAGGGTTATGATGTATTATACAAAGTCGTTATATTAGCAAACGTGGTGATGAATGAACCATTACGTAAAGAAGATGTGGCTTGCCGGGGAATATCCCATTTAACACCTGAAGATATGAAACAAGCTGCTAAAGAAGGAAAGAAATGGAAGCTGTTAGGAAAAATAAAAAAGACAGATGGCCGAGTCGAAGCATCGGTAGAGCCTGAAAAAATAGAAGAGGATGACCCGCTGGCTGGAATTTCAGGATCGTTAAATGCTGTTACGTATGATTGTGATTTGTCGGGTCCGGTCACTTTAATTGGAGCAGGAGCGGGGATATCTGAAACTGGTTTTGCACTTTTAATAGATTTAATAAATTTAGAGAGGAAGAATATGTAA